Within Flavobacterium pisciphilum, the genomic segment GATGAAATGTATTGTTCTATGGTTGATTTATCACAGCAACAAATGAGGGATCTTATTTATTTTGCGGATAACAATTTGAAAACTATAAAATTTATTCCAGATGATAAACAAGTATTTTTTAGAAATTTCATGTTTGAATATTATGATTATATACCTGTTCTTAAGTTAAGGAATATTCGATTAGATGATAATTTTAATAAAGCCGTTAAGCGGGTTTTTGATGTTGTTTTTTCTAGTATAATTATAGTTGGAATACTTTCATGGTTAACACCAATTTTAGGAGTTCTAATAAAATTAGAAACAAAAGGGCCTATTTTTTTTAAACAAAAGAGGAATGGGCTAAATAATAAAGAGTTTTATTGTTATAAGTTTCGCTCCATGAGATTAAATGATGAAGCACATTTAAATTTGGCTTCTAAAAATGATGAAAGAATTACTAAAATAGGGACGTTTATTCGTAAAACGAGTATAGATGAACTACCACAGTTTTTCAACGTTTTAAAGGGTAATATGTCAGTTGTAGGGCCAAGACCTCATATGTTGAGTGTAACAGAAGTTTATGCCCTTAAAATAAATAAATTTATGGTACGGCATTTTGTCAAACCAGGCATTACAGGATTAGCTCAAACAAGCGGTTTCCGCGGTGAAGTAGAATCAGATAAAGATATTATCAATCGAGTTAAATATGATATTTTTTATATGGAAAACTGGTCTATTTTGCTAGATGTAAAAATAATTTTTGATACAATTCGCAATACGTTAAAAGGCGATGATAAAGCATATTAATGGATTTAGTTTCTATTATAATTCCTACGTACAATTGTGAAAAATTCATTGGTAAAACGTTACAGTCTGTATTGAATCAGAGTTATTCCAATTGGGAAATTATCTTGGTTGATGATGCTTCCATAGATAATACAGTAGCCATAATAAAAGAATTTACTCAAGATGATAATCGTATAAAACTAACGCGATTAGAAAATAATTCAGGCAATGGCTTTGCAAGAAATATCGCTTTACAAAATGCAAGTGGTAGATACATTGCATTTCTTGATGCAGATGATTTATGGGCTCCTTTAAAATTAGAAAAACAAATCAGCTTTCTACAAAGCCATAAATTACCATTTACTTTTAGTTTTTATGATTGTATTGATGAACAAGGAAACAATCTTAATAGAAGGGTAGAAGCGCCATTAAGTTTAAGTTACAATCAACTATTTTATTGTAATTATGTGGGTAATTTAACGGCAATCTATGATGTAGAATTTTTCGGAAAAATTAAAATTGAAGCCACTCAAAAAAGACAAGATTGGAGATTGTGGCTTACGATTTTAAAACAAATCAAAACAGCTCAACCTGTTCAAGAACCTTTAGCTTTTTATAGAATTAGAAAAGATTCAATTTCATCGTCCAAATTCAAATTAATAAAACACAACTTTGGTGTTTACAGAGAATTTCACGGTTATAATTTTGTATTTTCAATTTTGTTGATGACTCGTTTTCTGTTTACACAATTGGTTGTAAAGCCTCGTTATATAAAGAAATTATAATAATAGCAGGAGTTGAATATTTAAAATCTTTAAGAAATTATTTTTTGTACCCAATTTTTATTCTCTCAGTAGCAGTTTCTTTTTTCTCTGTTAGTTCATCTAAATAAGAGAAAACCAATTCTATATTTTTATCATGATTTTCTAACTTCTTTTGAATTTGAAGAATGTCTATTTTTATTTCTGTAGTATCCAAAAGCATTTCTCTGACCTTTGTAAAAATACGCATGATCTGAATATTCGTTTGAATTGCTTTATCACTCTTAAGAACGCTTGATAACATAAGAACTCCATGTTCCGTAAATGCCATTGGACTATGACGTAAACCCATTTTGTCAGAATTGGAGGTCACAATTTGTGACCTCCAATTTTTAAACTCTGATTTATTGAGCTCAAACATAAAATCTTCAGGAAATCTTGAGATATTTCTTCTTACTGCTTGTTTTAAAACCCTTGTTTCGATACCATAAAGTAAAGCTAAATCGCGATCAAGCATTACTTTTTGATTGCGAATTAAGTATATTTTGGTAGTAATATTTTCTTCTGAAAGTAAAGATTGATCAATCATAAGTTTTTAATTAAAAACAAATGTAAGATTTTATTTATATTACAGATAAGATTTAAATTGTTTTAACTTTCCACGATTGGTTCTTTCAAGACTAGTTTTTTGAGTGAAATGAAAGTTTAAATTAGGTTCTAAATACAAAGAAATAGCTTCTTTAATTTTTTGAATCTTATTTTTATCTAACTCAATATCACTTACATATTCAATGTAAAAAGTATCTAATTGAGTTTGTTTGATGATAAATTCTTTTACATTTCCATCGTCCTCAATAATACTTTTAGTTATGTAATAAAATGTTAATCCAGGCGATTTTTTACCACTTGGTAAAATTGCAATATCATTGGTTCTGCCAATGAGTTTTTTAAGAATAGGTTTTTGTAAAGTACTTTTTTCATCTAGAACTCCAATATCGCCAATGTCGTATCGAATAAAAGGATGTGCTTTGTTGAACAATGAAGTAATTACAATTTTGCCTTCAGTTCCATTAGGAACAGGCTGATTGTCTTTATTCAAAATTTCGACAAAAAGTGTTTCAGAATTTATTTGCCATTCTCCTTTCGGGTTTTCGAAAGCTATTAAATCAAGTTCAGACGCACCATATTCATTAATAATCGGAATCCCAAATTGTTTTTTTAAGAGTTCTTTATCAGATTCAAAAAGCATTTCGGAAGTGACAAAACAAGCTTTTAAGGTCGGACAGGTATTTTTTAAGATGATATTTTTCTTTTCTAAAAACTTAGCAAATAAAACAATCGAACTTGTATAACCGTTGAGGTAATCAAATTTCTTCGTTCTAAATTTCTGCAAAAACTTTTCTAAAACAACATCAGATAAATTAAAAACAGGAAAACGCAAACGGTTGCTTAAAAAATCTTTAAACCTTTCCTTTCTATTCCCAATAAAATCCATTGGAATACCATAAAATCGAGCTTGATAAGAAGTATTAAAATCGATTCCATACCAACCAAAACGCATACTATTTGAAGCCCAAGTTAAAGCATGGCAATATTTATCTTTTGCAAAAATAAAAGGGGTTCCACTTGATCCAGAGGTCTTGTTGAGATAAATGTTTTTGGTGGTGTATCCTTTTGAAAGTCTTTCGGAAAGTGGTTTTTGTAAATTTTGTTTGTTTAAAACAGGTAAATCATTCCAGTTTTTGACATTTACAGAATCAGCTAACGAAGCATAAAAAGAATTATTTTGCAAATGAAAAGCAACGATTTCTTCTTTTTTATCTTCAATGAATTGGATATGATCTTTTTCAGAAAGGCTAATAATTTTATGCAACTCGGCTTTTGCTTCCTTGATTGGAAATCCATTTATAAGAAGGGAAATATCAAAAAGTCGAAGCATTTGGAGCATAAATTTCCTCAAAAATAATACTTACTAACAACTAAAAATCATGAACCAACAACTTTTTAAAAATTAATTCTGTTTTAAGGTTAAAAGCAATTATTTTTGCACCACAACTAAATACAACTATACAATGACAATTTTACTATTGGGTTCAGGAGGAAGAGAGCATGCGTTTGCATGGAAAATGATTCAAAGTCCGCTATGCGATAAACTTTTTGTGGCACCAGGAAATGCCGGAACAGCTGGTATTGCTCACAATGTAAATATTAGTCCGACTGATTTTGAAGCTATAAAAACGTTGGTACTTCAAGAAAATATAGGTATGGTTGTCGTTGGACCAGAAGATCCATTGGTAAAAGGGATTTACGATTATTTTAAAAATGACGAAAGTTTAAAACATATTCCGGTTATTGGACCATCAAAATTAGGGGCTCAACTTGAAGGAAGTAAAGAGTTTGCTAAAGAATTCTTGATGAAACATAATATTCCAACAGCAGCTTATGATAGTTTTACTGCTGAAACAGTAGAAAAAGGATGTGATTTTCTAGAAACATTACAACCTCCATATGTTTTAAAAGCAGATGGTTTGGCAGCTGGTAAAGGAGTTTTGATTATTCAAGATTTAGAAGAAGCAAAAGCTGAATTGAGAAACATGCTTGTGCATGAAAAATTTGGTGCAGCGAGTTCAAAGGTTGTAATTGAAGAATTCTTAGATGGTATTGAATTAAGTTGTTTTGTATTAACAGATGGTAAGAGTTATAAAATTCTGCCAACTGCTAAAGATTACAAACGTATTGGAGAAGGCGATACAGGGTTAAATACAGGCGGAATGGGAGCAGTTTCTCCAGTTCCTTATGTTGATGCTGTTTTAATGGAAAAAATAGAAACACGCATTGTAAAACCAACAATCGAAGGTTTCCAAAAAGATGGTATAGAATACAAAGGTTTTGTATTTATTGGATTGATAAACGTAAAAAATGAACCAATCGTAATAGAATACAATGTGAGAATGGGTGATCCAGAAACTGAAGTTGTAGTTCCAAGATTAAAAACAGATTTAGTAGAATTGTTTTTGGCTGTTGCTAATGAAAAATTAGACACTATTTCTTTAGAGGTTGATCCAAGAAGCGCTACAACAATTATGGTTGTTTCGGGAGGTTACCCAGAAGATTTTGAAAAAGGAAAAGTAATTTCTGGATTAGAGAATATTTCAGATTCTATTGTTTTCCATGCAGGTACAAAGCTAGACAATGATAATATCCTAAGTAATGGAGGAAGAGTTTTAGCAGTAACTTCATATGGAGACGATTTCCAAGAGGCCATAAAAAAATCTTATCAAAACATAGACAAGCTAAATTTTGATAAGATGTATTTTAGAAAAGATATCGGCTTTGACTTACTTTAAGAAAGAGTGAGCCGTTGTATCTTGATTTTCTGTTCCTTGAGCATCAAAAATGCGTAATTGTTTGATCCAATATACCATTGCAGCAGCACAAATGATCATGAAAATCCAGTTAATTGTATTAGCGCCAAACCATGATACAAGTTCTAATGAACGTAAAAAATCAAGTGGAGCAAATAAAATGTTTACGAATAAGTACTGTATTCCTTCAAAAAAAGTTGTCATAATTTATAAAATTATTTTGTTATTTATTGTTTTGTAACGCATTGAAGTTATAAACCCCGATATTCAGAATCTTTATTTCAAGTTGTTGGTTTCCTTTTTAAACAAGTATTATATTTACAGTCACAAAAGTATAAAATATCCTTATGATAACAAGTGTTTTTAAAAAATCTACACCATTAAATTATTCTTTGGTTGTAATTTTAATGCTGGTTTTCTTTTTCATCTATCAATTTCAAGATATTTCTTGGGCAAAATCACTTATATCTATTTCAGAAAAAATAAGTTTATTGATTGTTGCTTTAGGGTCAATGTTGATAACAAATTTTGTGGTCAAGAAAAACGGACTTAGCAAAGACAATGGTTACACGATATTTTTTTATTTATTACTAACATTATTTTTCCCGTCAGCGCTTAATAACCCGGATATTTTGTTAGCCAACTTTTTTGTTCTATTGGCGCTTCGTAGATTGCTATCATTGCAGTCTCTAAAAGCTTCAAAAGAAAAAATATTCGATGCCTCATTATGGATACTACTAGCTTCATTGTTCCAATTTTGGAGTATTTTGTTTATGTTATTGGTATTTATATCAATTATTTTTCACGTTGCAGGGGATTATAGAAACTGGATTTTACCATTTATAGCCCTTTTTACTATAGCTACACTTTTTTCATTAGTAGCTTTATTGTTTAATATTGATATAATCACATTTTTCCAGAACCGCATAGTTGTAGATTTTAGAATTAATTATTTTACCAATAATTACCAAAATGGAGCTTTATCTATATATGTAGCAGTTGCTTTATTCTTTGTAGTTTCATTATTGTTGACATTATCAAATAGACCATTATTACTACATTCTTCTTATAAGAAAATTGTAGCCTATTTTTTTATAGGAGTTATTGTGTTTTTAATATCTCCTAATAAAAGTAATGATTTGTTGTTGTTTACGGTTGCACCTTTGGCCATTATGGGAACAAGTCATATTGAGTTTTCACAAAATAAACTAAACAATGAAATTGTTTTTGGAGTTTTAATTTTGTGTAGCCTTTTTACTTTTTTCTCTCAATTATAGCTTATTTCCATACGCTAAGTCGCCAGCATCACCTAATCCAGGAACAATATAATTTTTCTCATTTAAGTTGCTATCCAAAGCAGCAATCCATAAATGGCAAGAATCTGGAAGATGTTTTTCTAGATAAGCAACACCTTCAGGGGCAGCAATTACAACAGCTAGGTGCATTTCTTTAGGGGCACCATTTTGTATTAGTTTTTGATATACAGCTACGATAGATTGCCCTGTTGCAAGCATAGGATCAATTAATAAAACGGTTTTATTATTGATGCTAGATAAGGCTTGGTATTCAACCAAAATAACAAATTCATCATCATTGTTTGGATGATGCCTGCATGCTGAAACAAAACCATTTTCGGCTTCATCAAAGTAATTTAAAAAACCAATATGTAATGGTAAACCTGCACGTAAAATAGAACACAAGATAAGTTTATCATCAATTTCAGTTGTACTTTTAATACCAAGTGGTGTTTCGATTTCGACATTTTTATAAGATAGATCTTTACTTATCTCGTATGCCATAATCTCACCAATTCGCTCAATATTTCTTCGAAAACGCATACTGTCGTTTTGAACTTTTATATTTCGTATTTGACCTAAAAAATGGTTTAATACGCTATTGTTTTCGGATAAATAATGAATCTGCATGATGGTATTTTTTAATTTATTTTTAAATCTGATTTGTGATATATAGATTTATGATTTGATATTTTTTTATAAAAGTATAAAAAGTATCTTTGTATCTATAAAAATTAAAGACATGTTTTCAAAATTAGCATATTCTGTATTCGAACAAAGCATCAAAGATTATCATAAATTTGATAATGTTGATCAGCCAATAAACAATCCATATCCAAAAGATAAATTTGAACATTTATTATATCTAAAAAACTGGATAGATACCGTACAATGGCATTTTGAAGATATTATTCGTGATCCGAATATCGACCCAGTAGCAGCACTTACTCTAAAAAGAAGAATTGATGCTTCTAATCAAGAGCGTACTGATATGGTGGAATATATTGATAGTTATTTTTTACAAAAATACAGCCATGTAAAAGTAAAAGATGGAGCTAAAATTAATTCTGAAAGTCCAGCATGGGCATTTGACAGATTATCTATTTTGGCTTTAAAAATTTATCATATGAATGAAGAAGCTACTCGTGCAGAGGCTTCACAAGAACACAGAGATAAATGTCAGGAGAAATTAAATGTACTTTTGGAACAAAGAAGTGATTTGTCAACTGCAATTGACGATTTGTTAACTGACATTGAAAATGGAGATAAATTCATGAAAGTGTACAAACAAATGAAAATGTACAATGATGATGATTTGAATCCTGTTTTATACCAAAATAAAAAATAATTGGCAGAATTGTCCAATAAAATTAAGCATATAGCCGTCATGAGACTTTCCGCAATGGGAGATGTCGCTATGACGGTTCCTGTTTTACGCGCTTTTGTAAAACAGTATCCAGAGGTTCAATTAACCATTATTTCACGCCCATTTTTCAAACCATTTTTTGATGGAATTCCTAACTTGACTTTTTTTGTTTTTGATGATAAAGAGCGTCATAAAGGGTTTCTTGGATTAGTGCGTTTATATAAAGATTTAAAAAAGCTACATATTGATGCTTTTGCTGATTTACATAACGTTTTACGTTCTAAAGTTGTTCGTACTTTTTTCGCTTTAGGCGGTAAAAAGACTGCTTTTGTTGATAAAGCAAGAGAGGCAAAAAAGGCATTAATGCGTACAGAAAATAAAATCTTTAAGCAATTGCCAACTATGTTTGAACGACATGCAAAAGTGTTTGAAGAACTAGGATTTCCATTGGATTTATCTAACCCTGAGTTTCCTAAAAAAGCAATTTTAAGTGCAGAAATTACAAACTTGGTAGGAGAAAATTATCAAAAATTAATTGGTATTGCTCCTTTTGCACAGTATGAGTCTAAAGTTTATCCTTTAGATTTGATGCAGGAAGTAATTGCAAAATTGGCTGAAAATAAAGATCATACCATCTTACTTTTTGGTGGAGGAAAGAAAGAAGTTGAAATTTTAGAATCGCTTTCTGAACCTTTTAAAAATGTAATAAATGTAGCAGGAAGGATAAAGTTTCAACAAGAGCTAAAACTAATTAGTAATCTTGATGTAATGCTTTCTATGGATTCTGGGAATGCCCATATTGCGGCTATGCTAGGAGTTAAAGTAATTACACTTTGGGGAGCTACACATCCGTATGCAGGATTTTTACCTTTTAATCAAAAGTTTGAAAATGCATTAGTATCTGATAGAATAAAATTTCCTTTATTGCCAACATCAGTGTATGGAAATAAAATAGTTCCTGGTTATGAAGATGCAATGCGAACTATTTTGCCTGAACAAGTAGTAGATAAGATTCAATCTCTGTTATAAGTTTACAGTTTACAGTTTACAGTTTACAGTTTACAGTTTACAGTTTACAGTTTACAGTTTACAGTTTGTGTTATATAAAAAAAGAGTTTGCATTGCAAACTCTTTTTTTATAGCTGTTAACTAACTGTGACTGAATACTTCTTATACGTCGTCGTAATCTACATAAATAGTCTCTGATGTAGGATGTGCTTGACAGGTAAGAATTAATCCATCTGCAATTTCTTTATCAGTTAAAATAGAGTTTTTTCTCATCTCTGCAGTTCCAGCGGTTACACGTGCAAGACAGCTGCTGCAAATTCCGCCTTGGCAAGAATATGGAGCATCAATTCCTTGTTTTAAAGCTGCATCAAGTATGGTTTGTTTTTGAGACATTTCAAAAGAAACTTCTTCATCATCAACAAGAACAGTAATTTTTGAATGTCCTTCTAATGAAGTATCAATTTTATTTTCTTGAGTAGAAGTAGTAAAAAGCTCAAATTTAATAGCTGATTCTTTTACATTTTTTTCTTTCAAAATTCCTGAAACGGTATTAATCATTTCTTCAGGACCACACAAAAAGAATTTATCAAATTCTAATTCTTTGTGCTTGTTATTCAATACATAATTCACCGCTGATTTATCGATTCGGCCAAACAATGCATTTTCTGCTTTAGCTTGACTAAAAACATAATGTACGAAGAAACGACCTACATATTGTAATTGTAAATCGTGTAATTCTTGATAAAAAATTGTTTCATCGGGAGTTTTATTTCCATAAACCAATACAAATGAACTTTTTGGCTCACTTTTTAAAACTGATTTTAAGATAGAAAGTACTGGAGTTATTCCACTTCCAGCAACAAATGCTGTATAGTTTTTTTGTCTTTCAGGTTCAGGCTCAAATGTAAACTTACCCTCTGGTTTACCTACTTCAAGGACATCTCCAGCTTTTAGTTTTGTAGTTGCAAATTGAGAAAAGACGCCATTTTTTACCGCTTTTACCGCAATGCGTAGTTCACCACTTTCTGGAGAAGAACAAATAGAATAAGCACGACGAAGTTCTTTGTTATCTAATGTTAATCGTAAATTGATATATTGACCTGCAATAAAAGTATAGTTTGATTTTAGTTCTTCAGGAACATTAAAAAGTATCGAAACCGCAGCTGCAGTTTCACGTTTTACTTCTTTTATTATTAGTTTTAAGAATGAAGGCATGATATTATTTTTTTGCAAAAGTAGCAAACAGCTATTAAATGATTGGTATTAAACGGTAATATTTTATTTTGTTTGTAACGTTTTCTACATTTACATACTTACTCTACAGACTAAACCAAAAAAATATGATTAAAAAATTTATTTATCTCGAATGGAAAGCCTTTTCAAGGTCGGCATCTTTTGGTGCTAATGTAGCATTGAAAATCATAATAGGTTTTCTAGCAGTTTATTTCTCACTTATTTTCGTAGCAGCAGGAGCAGGAGCTTTTTATGTTCTTAAAAAGATGAATCTAGATCCTTTATTAACTATAAATAAGTTTTTAGTTTATTATTTCTTGTTCGATTTGTCTATTAGACTTTTAATGCAAGCGATCCCTGTACTTAATATAAGACCTTTATTAACATTGCGAATTCAAAAGAAAACAATAGTTCATTTTTCACTTGGTAAAACAGCCTTATCATTTTTTAATATTGTTCATGCTTTCTTTTTTCTTCCTTTTACAATAGTTTTATTAATAGAAGGATATGATATCTTGGGTGTAATCTTTTGGCTTTTAGCTATAATAGCTTTAATTTATATTAATAACTATCTGAATATTTTATTAAGTAACATCGATAAATTGTTTGTCCTTTTTCTTGGAATAATAGCCCTTTTAGGGGGATTACAATATTATGGATTTTTTGATATTACAAATTATACTGTTTTGTTTTTTAATGGATTATATACAATAAAAGGACTTTTTGTTATTCCGGTTTTAATTTTGATAGGGTTATATTATGTAACTTTTAACTATTTTAAAAGTAATTTATATCTAGATGCAGGACTTTCGAATAAACATGATATTGCTAAAACTGAAAACCTAACATGGCTTAATCAATTTGGGACATTAGGAACGTTTCTTAAAAATGATATTAAACTTATAAAGAGAAATAAAAGGTCGAAGATGACAATTATAATGAGTGTTCTTTTCTTATTTTATGGTTTCTTATTTTTTTCTGGAGGCGTCAAATCTTACAACAGTCCAGTTATGCACATTTTTGCTGGTATTTTTGTTTCGGGTGGTTTCCTGTTTACTTTCGGACAATTTGTACCAAGCTGGGATAGTTCGTATTACCAACTTATGATGACACAAAACATTCCATATAAAGGATATATTACCTCAAAATGGTGGTTAATAGTTATTGCAACTATTGTTTCGACGATAATAGCTTCGTTTTACCTTTATTTTGGATGGCAAGTATATCTAACTATTGTTGTTGGAGCAATTTATAACATTGGTGTAAATTCACATTTAGTCCTTTTAGGAGGTGCATTTACCAAAACTCCAATTGATTTAACATCTACCAGTGGCGCTTTTGGAGATAAAAAAGCATTTAATGTAAATGCAATGCTTCTTACATTACCTAAATTATTATTACCAGTGGGATTATACTGGATTGGTTTTTCACTTGGAAATCCTAATATCGGATTAGCATTGGTTGCCTTAGCT encodes:
- a CDS encoding exopolysaccharide biosynthesis polyprenyl glycosylphosphotransferase, translated to MIDLIIINVFAVYIIDFPVNKIVFPIALCFAWIAIAAHLGFYEVYRYTKVIAILNCALKQYVLFSLVVFALAFFYSKRISLLSVVVFISSSFLVILAIKFSIYFFLKKFRVLYGGNSRRVVLMGNNKSVAPLQNFFTDNLDYGYKLIHIFDIGSDKKCQIKQMLDFVLLNKIDEMYCSMVDLSQQQMRDLIYFADNNLKTIKFIPDDKQVFFRNFMFEYYDYIPVLKLRNIRLDDNFNKAVKRVFDVVFSSIIIVGILSWLTPILGVLIKLETKGPIFFKQKRNGLNNKEFYCYKFRSMRLNDEAHLNLASKNDERITKIGTFIRKTSIDELPQFFNVLKGNMSVVGPRPHMLSVTEVYALKINKFMVRHFVKPGITGLAQTSGFRGEVESDKDIINRVKYDIFYMENWSILLDVKIIFDTIRNTLKGDDKAY
- a CDS encoding glycosyltransferase family 2 protein, translating into MDLVSIIIPTYNCEKFIGKTLQSVLNQSYSNWEIILVDDASIDNTVAIIKEFTQDDNRIKLTRLENNSGNGFARNIALQNASGRYIAFLDADDLWAPLKLEKQISFLQSHKLPFTFSFYDCIDEQGNNLNRRVEAPLSLSYNQLFYCNYVGNLTAIYDVEFFGKIKIEATQKRQDWRLWLTILKQIKTAQPVQEPLAFYRIRKDSISSSKFKLIKHNFGVYREFHGYNFVFSILLMTRFLFTQLVVKPRYIKKL
- a CDS encoding ORF6N domain-containing protein; the encoded protein is MIDQSLLSEENITTKIYLIRNQKVMLDRDLALLYGIETRVLKQAVRRNISRFPEDFMFELNKSEFKNWRSQIVTSNSDKMGLRHSPMAFTEHGVLMLSSVLKSDKAIQTNIQIMRIFTKVREMLLDTTEIKIDILQIQKKLENHDKNIELVFSYLDELTEKKETATERIKIGYKK
- a CDS encoding phenylacetate--CoA ligase family protein; this translates as MLRLFDISLLINGFPIKEAKAELHKIISLSEKDHIQFIEDKKEEIVAFHLQNNSFYASLADSVNVKNWNDLPVLNKQNLQKPLSERLSKGYTTKNIYLNKTSGSSGTPFIFAKDKYCHALTWASNSMRFGWYGIDFNTSYQARFYGIPMDFIGNRKERFKDFLSNRLRFPVFNLSDVVLEKFLQKFRTKKFDYLNGYTSSIVLFAKFLEKKNIILKNTCPTLKACFVTSEMLFESDKELLKKQFGIPIINEYGASELDLIAFENPKGEWQINSETLFVEILNKDNQPVPNGTEGKIVITSLFNKAHPFIRYDIGDIGVLDEKSTLQKPILKKLIGRTNDIAILPSGKKSPGLTFYYITKSIIEDDGNVKEFIIKQTQLDTFYIEYVSDIELDKNKIQKIKEAISLYLEPNLNFHFTQKTSLERTNRGKLKQFKSYL
- the purD gene encoding phosphoribosylamine--glycine ligase codes for the protein MTILLLGSGGREHAFAWKMIQSPLCDKLFVAPGNAGTAGIAHNVNISPTDFEAIKTLVLQENIGMVVVGPEDPLVKGIYDYFKNDESLKHIPVIGPSKLGAQLEGSKEFAKEFLMKHNIPTAAYDSFTAETVEKGCDFLETLQPPYVLKADGLAAGKGVLIIQDLEEAKAELRNMLVHEKFGAASSKVVIEEFLDGIELSCFVLTDGKSYKILPTAKDYKRIGEGDTGLNTGGMGAVSPVPYVDAVLMEKIETRIVKPTIEGFQKDGIEYKGFVFIGLINVKNEPIVIEYNVRMGDPETEVVVPRLKTDLVELFLAVANEKLDTISLEVDPRSATTIMVVSGGYPEDFEKGKVISGLENISDSIVFHAGTKLDNDNILSNGGRVLAVTSYGDDFQEAIKKSYQNIDKLNFDKMYFRKDIGFDLL
- a CDS encoding DUF6341 family protein, translating into MTTFFEGIQYLFVNILFAPLDFLRSLELVSWFGANTINWIFMIICAAAMVYWIKQLRIFDAQGTENQDTTAHSFLK
- a CDS encoding DUF6427 family protein translates to MITSVFKKSTPLNYSLVVILMLVFFFIYQFQDISWAKSLISISEKISLLIVALGSMLITNFVVKKNGLSKDNGYTIFFYLLLTLFFPSALNNPDILLANFFVLLALRRLLSLQSLKASKEKIFDASLWILLASLFQFWSILFMLLVFISIIFHVAGDYRNWILPFIALFTIATLFSLVALLFNIDIITFFQNRIVVDFRINYFTNNYQNGALSIYVAVALFFVVSLLLTLSNRPLLLHSSYKKIVAYFFIGVIVFLISPNKSNDLLLFTVAPLAIMGTSHIEFSQNKLNNEIVFGVLILCSLFTFFSQL
- the upp gene encoding uracil phosphoribosyltransferase codes for the protein MQIHYLSENNSVLNHFLGQIRNIKVQNDSMRFRRNIERIGEIMAYEISKDLSYKNVEIETPLGIKSTTEIDDKLILCSILRAGLPLHIGFLNYFDEAENGFVSACRHHPNNDDEFVILVEYQALSSINNKTVLLIDPMLATGQSIVAVYQKLIQNGAPKEMHLAVVIAAPEGVAYLEKHLPDSCHLWIAALDSNLNEKNYIVPGLGDAGDLAYGNKL
- a CDS encoding DUF4254 domain-containing protein, with translation MFSKLAYSVFEQSIKDYHKFDNVDQPINNPYPKDKFEHLLYLKNWIDTVQWHFEDIIRDPNIDPVAALTLKRRIDASNQERTDMVEYIDSYFLQKYSHVKVKDGAKINSESPAWAFDRLSILALKIYHMNEEATRAEASQEHRDKCQEKLNVLLEQRSDLSTAIDDLLTDIENGDKFMKVYKQMKMYNDDDLNPVLYQNKK
- a CDS encoding glycosyltransferase family 9 protein, whose translation is MRLSAMGDVAMTVPVLRAFVKQYPEVQLTIISRPFFKPFFDGIPNLTFFVFDDKERHKGFLGLVRLYKDLKKLHIDAFADLHNVLRSKVVRTFFALGGKKTAFVDKAREAKKALMRTENKIFKQLPTMFERHAKVFEELGFPLDLSNPEFPKKAILSAEITNLVGENYQKLIGIAPFAQYESKVYPLDLMQEVIAKLAENKDHTILLFGGGKKEVEILESLSEPFKNVINVAGRIKFQQELKLISNLDVMLSMDSGNAHIAAMLGVKVITLWGATHPYAGFLPFNQKFENALVSDRIKFPLLPTSVYGNKIVPGYEDAMRTILPEQVVDKIQSLL
- a CDS encoding ferredoxin--NADP reductase yields the protein MPSFLKLIIKEVKRETAAAVSILFNVPEELKSNYTFIAGQYINLRLTLDNKELRRAYSICSSPESGELRIAVKAVKNGVFSQFATTKLKAGDVLEVGKPEGKFTFEPEPERQKNYTAFVAGSGITPVLSILKSVLKSEPKSSFVLVYGNKTPDETIFYQELHDLQLQYVGRFFVHYVFSQAKAENALFGRIDKSAVNYVLNNKHKELEFDKFFLCGPEEMINTVSGILKEKNVKESAIKFELFTTSTQENKIDTSLEGHSKITVLVDDEEVSFEMSQKQTILDAALKQGIDAPYSCQGGICSSCLARVTAGTAEMRKNSILTDKEIADGLILTCQAHPTSETIYVDYDDV
- a CDS encoding DUF5687 family protein, giving the protein MIKKFIYLEWKAFSRSASFGANVALKIIIGFLAVYFSLIFVAAGAGAFYVLKKMNLDPLLTINKFLVYYFLFDLSIRLLMQAIPVLNIRPLLTLRIQKKTIVHFSLGKTALSFFNIVHAFFFLPFTIVLLIEGYDILGVIFWLLAIIALIYINNYLNILLSNIDKLFVLFLGIIALLGGLQYYGFFDITNYTVLFFNGLYTIKGLFVIPVLILIGLYYVTFNYFKSNLYLDAGLSNKHDIAKTENLTWLNQFGTLGTFLKNDIKLIKRNKRSKMTIIMSVLFLFYGFLFFSGGVKSYNSPVMHIFAGIFVSGGFLFTFGQFVPSWDSSYYQLMMTQNIPYKGYITSKWWLIVIATIVSTIIASFYLYFGWQVYLTIVVGAIYNIGVNSHLVLLGGAFTKTPIDLTSTSGAFGDKKAFNVNAMLLTLPKLLLPVGLYWIGFSLGNPNIGLALVALAGIIGFVLKDKVFLLIEKRYKIEKYKTISAYKQKA